One genomic window of Evansella cellulosilytica DSM 2522 includes the following:
- a CDS encoding DUF2243 domain-containing protein — protein sequence MAMTKNYTTRNIWSGVLFGLGLIAFFDEVVFHQLLRWHHFYDQSTTDLGLISDGLFHAFSWFATIGGLFLFADLRRRNAFQMLKWWSGVFIGAGFFQLYDGIIQHKLMRIHQIRYVENVIVYDLTWNIVAVAMIIIGLILYTKSRRKDNLSKGATSGH from the coding sequence ATGGCGATGACGAAAAACTATACTACTCGTAATATTTGGTCAGGCGTTCTGTTTGGACTAGGATTAATCGCTTTCTTTGATGAAGTCGTCTTTCACCAGTTATTACGTTGGCATCATTTCTATGATCAAAGCACAACTGACTTAGGCTTAATTTCAGATGGTCTTTTTCATGCATTTAGTTGGTTTGCTACTATTGGCGGTTTATTTCTATTTGCTGACTTGCGGAGAAGAAATGCATTTCAAATGTTGAAATGGTGGAGCGGCGTTTTTATAGGAGCAGGTTTTTTTCAATTATACGATGGTATAATCCAACATAAGCTTATGCGTATTCACCAAATCCGCTACGTTGAAAATGTCATTGTATATGACCTCACCTGGAACATTGTAGCTGTTGCAATGATCATAATTGGATTGATACTTTATACCAAATCTAGAAGAAAAGATAATCTATCAAAGGGTGCTACAAGTGGACATTAG
- a CDS encoding cytochrome c oxidase assembly protein: MDISQHTIHHHHIVGVMSQFLLASPFIVSLVIYVMCVLSSNRHYSKWPIKRTLFFFLGVTFAVISLWGPLAEKAHHDFKYHMIGHLFLGMLSPLLIVLSSPMVLFLRSINRSISLSLIKVIHGNVVRVYFDPTVATILNLGGLWILYKTNLYVAMHQNTLIYMLVHLHVFIAGYLFTAAMIDKSVMISKVSFLYRSVVLVIALAAHGILSKVIYSSPPHGVLQAQAEAGAQIMYYGGDIIDATIIFILFLQWFKWSKPRIKHI; the protein is encoded by the coding sequence GTGGACATTAGTCAACATACTATTCATCACCATCATATAGTTGGGGTAATGTCACAGTTCCTACTTGCTTCTCCCTTTATCGTTTCACTCGTTATTTACGTAATGTGTGTTCTTTCATCAAATCGTCATTACAGCAAGTGGCCTATAAAGCGTACGTTATTCTTTTTTCTAGGGGTCACCTTTGCTGTAATATCTCTGTGGGGGCCATTAGCAGAAAAAGCGCATCATGATTTTAAGTATCATATGATTGGGCACTTATTTTTAGGGATGCTATCTCCATTACTCATTGTACTTAGTTCACCGATGGTACTCTTTCTACGTTCAATAAATAGGTCAATTTCACTATCTCTAATAAAGGTCATTCATGGTAATGTAGTGAGAGTTTATTTTGATCCGACAGTCGCAACTATTTTAAACTTAGGTGGGTTATGGATATTGTATAAGACTAATCTCTATGTAGCGATGCATCAAAACACCCTTATATATATGCTCGTTCATTTACACGTTTTTATAGCCGGCTATTTATTTACTGCTGCAATGATTGATAAAAGCGTAATGATTAGCAAAGTAAGCTTTTTATATCGTTCGGTCGTGTTAGTCATTGCTTTAGCTGCTCACGGCATCTTATCTAAAGTGATATACTCTTCACCACCACATGGTGTATTACAAGCACAAGCAGAAGCTGGTGCTCAAATCATGTATTACGGTGGAGATATAATAGATGCTACTATTATATTCATCCTTTTTTTACAATGGTTCAAATGGTCAAAGCCTCGAATAAAGCACATATGA
- a CDS encoding DUF421 domain-containing protein yields the protein MMDFVGVEWIWKSALIVIGGIILLRLAGRKSISQMTLAQTVIMIGIGSLLIQPLAGENIWSTLYVGFLLVLTLIIVEYGQLKFDFIEQLVTGNSKVLIKDGHLKLHNLRSVRLTVDQLETQLRLNNIMKIKDVKWATIEPNGQIAYVLKDDISPATKQDVNKIAKELTQLKELLKQPSPSDAEQLKGYNESQENLTLEKLSKEITDLKAQLGKSANVEDQNIFEEVDSESHNVTPPKHLQ from the coding sequence ATGATGGATTTTGTAGGAGTCGAGTGGATTTGGAAGTCTGCACTCATTGTGATTGGCGGTATTATTTTACTAAGACTAGCTGGAAGAAAGTCTATTTCACAAATGACATTGGCTCAAACCGTAATTATGATTGGAATTGGTTCCCTTCTTATACAACCATTAGCAGGGGAAAACATTTGGTCGACACTATATGTTGGTTTCTTACTAGTGCTCACATTAATCATCGTCGAATATGGACAATTGAAGTTTGATTTCATAGAGCAGCTCGTTACTGGAAATTCAAAAGTGTTAATAAAGGATGGGCATTTAAAGCTTCACAATTTAAGAAGTGTCCGACTTACGGTTGATCAGCTTGAAACACAATTGAGACTTAATAATATAATGAAAATTAAAGATGTAAAATGGGCAACAATTGAACCAAATGGACAAATCGCATATGTTCTAAAAGATGACATTAGCCCTGCAACAAAACAGGATGTGAATAAGATTGCAAAGGAACTTACTCAGCTAAAAGAACTATTAAAACAGCCTTCTCCTTCCGATGCTGAGCAACTAAAGGGATATAATGAATCACAAGAGAATTTAACACTTGAAAAATTATCAAAGGAGATCACCGATTTAAAAGCTCAATTAGGGAAAAGTGCAAACGTTGAAGATCAAAATATATTCGAAGAGGTTGATTCAGAGTCTCATAATGTGACGCCGCCTAAACATTTACAGTAA
- a CDS encoding Gfo/Idh/MocA family protein: MKQINVGIIGCGSITRFRHAPEYRANPYVNDIFFYDNNTSRATALAQQFNGRVVDKVEELFNNPNIVAISDCSSNESHHINSTKALLHGKHVLCEKPMATSVEKARVILEAQKKSGKKLMIDHNQRLTKVHQRAKSIIENKELGKALTFKTTFGHQGPEKWSVDGTNATWFFKKERSHSGVAGDLGIHKIDLIHYLLDDEIDIVHSFTGALDKVDESGTPIEVCDNVVCAMKTKRGRLGTASFSWTYYGSEDNSTTIYFEKGMMKIYHHDQYPLIIEMKDGSVVKHELEPMQTNDNQTNSGVIDAFVDCIINDKVPLITGEDALASLIVIEKILNDK, from the coding sequence GTGAAACAAATAAATGTTGGCATTATTGGTTGTGGATCAATTACTAGATTTCGCCATGCACCAGAATACAGAGCAAATCCTTACGTAAATGACATCTTTTTTTATGATAATAATACTTCACGAGCGACTGCACTAGCACAACAGTTTAACGGTAGAGTTGTAGACAAAGTGGAAGAGTTGTTTAATAATCCGAATATAGTAGCTATCAGTGATTGTTCATCAAATGAATCGCATCATATTAATTCTACAAAAGCATTATTACATGGAAAGCATGTACTTTGTGAAAAACCAATGGCAACAAGTGTTGAGAAAGCAAGGGTTATACTAGAAGCCCAGAAAAAGTCAGGGAAAAAGTTAATGATTGATCATAATCAACGGTTAACGAAAGTGCATCAGAGAGCGAAAAGTATCATTGAAAATAAGGAGTTAGGAAAAGCATTAACATTCAAAACGACTTTTGGGCACCAAGGTCCAGAAAAATGGAGTGTTGATGGTACGAATGCTACTTGGTTTTTTAAGAAAGAACGATCTCATTCTGGTGTAGCGGGAGACTTAGGGATTCATAAAATAGATTTAATTCATTACTTATTAGATGACGAAATTGATATTGTGCATAGTTTTACGGGCGCGTTAGATAAAGTAGATGAAAGTGGCACCCCCATTGAAGTATGTGATAATGTCGTGTGTGCGATGAAGACGAAGCGAGGGAGATTAGGAACTGCATCCTTTTCATGGACTTATTACGGTTCAGAAGATAATTCGACAACGATTTATTTTGAAAAAGGAATGATGAAAATATATCATCATGATCAATACCCTTTAATAATTGAAATGAAGGATGGATCAGTAGTTAAACATGAGCTTGAGCCGATGCAAACGAATGATAATCAAACAAATTCAGGTGTTATCGATGCGTTTGTTGATTGTATAATAAATGATAAAGTACCGTTAATTACTGGAGAAGATGCGTTAGCATCATTAATAGTAATTGAAAAAATATTAAATGATAAGTAA
- a CDS encoding ABC transporter permease: MANIQINNNERFSRLNWIWNDYSVVIAFVVIYILAAIMNDRFLLIQNQLNILMQVSVIGIIALGMTLVMLSGGIDLSVGSVLAMVGVFTVITLNASESILIAILVALAVGSLAGFLNGLLVSKARIAAFIATLGMMAGARSIALYSANGGSIASQVDGFTKIANTKIGMISLPIIFFLFITLVVYMIMQKTRFGRYVYALGSNEKAALLSGIRVDRIKILVYTLCGLLVSVAALIETSRLNSISSSSSGNLYELDAIAAVIIGGTRMTGGKGKVIGTLFGVLLLGVLNNMMNLMNISPHLQGLVKGLIIIVAVIFQRRV; the protein is encoded by the coding sequence ATGGCTAACATCCAAATAAACAATAATGAACGATTTTCTAGATTGAATTGGATATGGAATGATTATAGTGTTGTCATTGCCTTTGTTGTCATCTATATTTTGGCAGCGATTATGAACGACAGATTTTTACTCATACAAAATCAACTGAATATTTTAATGCAAGTGTCCGTTATTGGTATTATCGCTTTAGGAATGACTCTTGTTATGCTATCAGGTGGTATCGACCTTTCTGTAGGATCGGTACTTGCAATGGTTGGTGTATTTACAGTGATAACTTTAAATGCATCTGAAAGTATTTTAATTGCTATTTTGGTTGCTTTAGCTGTAGGCTCATTAGCAGGCTTTTTAAATGGACTATTAGTCTCGAAGGCTAGAATAGCTGCATTTATTGCCACCCTTGGTATGATGGCAGGAGCTAGGTCAATTGCTTTGTATAGTGCTAACGGTGGAAGTATAGCGAGTCAAGTAGATGGCTTTACAAAAATAGCTAATACAAAGATTGGCATGATTTCTTTACCCATTATCTTTTTTCTTTTCATTACTCTCGTAGTGTATATGATCATGCAGAAAACAAGATTTGGCCGCTACGTTTATGCTTTAGGTAGTAATGAAAAGGCGGCGCTATTATCAGGTATTCGCGTTGATAGAATAAAGATTTTGGTGTATACGCTTTGCGGATTGTTAGTTAGTGTAGCTGCATTGATAGAAACATCCCGTCTTAATTCAATCTCTTCATCAAGCTCAGGTAATTTATATGAACTTGATGCCATTGCAGCCGTAATCATCGGGGGTACGAGAATGACAGGTGGGAAAGGAAAGGTAATTGGTACATTATTTGGCGTTTTATTACTAGGTGTTTTAAACAATATGATGAATTTAATGAATATATCTCCACATTTACAAGGGCTTGTCAAAGGATTGATTATCATTGTAGCTGTCATTTTTCAAAGAAGGGTATAA
- a CDS encoding sugar ABC transporter ATP-binding protein — protein MVEESSVLEMTGISKSFNQNKVLHDVDFMLHKGEIHALLGENGAGKSTLMNILGGVHQLDEGEIKVNNRSVTMDNPRKSQELGVSFIHQELNVVSDLTVYENMFLGKEIKNNWGLLDIKRMCEETTAVLSKLGVSINPKSYVRDLETSYKQLIEIAKALLSDAKIIIMDEPTTSLTDNEVNKLFEMMKQLKKSGVAIIYISHKLKEIQAICDRYTVLRDGHLVGSGEIKDTTLEAITKLMVGKAVSTDAYYHDVNSAEEVLTVNNLSSKGQFENISFSVKKGEIVGFTGLAGDGRTELFESIFGFRKKYTGVIKVHGKQVTIKHPKKALQVGIGLVPKNRKENAIVKDLSVIENMSLSSIGNFEKAGFIQFSREKEKFQYYKEKLNIKVHNPNVTIDSLSGGNQQKVVIAKWLEVGGEIIIFDNPTQGIDVGAKNEIYEHIIGLAEQGKAIIILSSEAPEILRICDRVNVMFQGEITGRFLRDELTEEIVMEFATGAKREAE, from the coding sequence ATGGTAGAAGAGAGCTCTGTATTAGAAATGACTGGTATTTCAAAGTCGTTTAATCAAAATAAAGTGTTGCATGACGTTGATTTTATGCTTCATAAAGGTGAAATTCATGCATTATTAGGAGAGAATGGAGCTGGAAAGTCAACACTGATGAATATTCTTGGCGGAGTACACCAGTTAGATGAAGGCGAAATTAAGGTAAATAATCGCAGTGTAACAATGGATAATCCGCGAAAATCACAAGAACTTGGAGTTAGCTTTATCCACCAAGAATTAAATGTCGTTTCAGATTTAACTGTTTATGAAAACATGTTTCTTGGAAAAGAAATAAAAAATAATTGGGGATTACTAGATATAAAGAGAATGTGTGAGGAAACGACAGCTGTATTAAGTAAACTAGGGGTAAGCATTAATCCTAAATCTTATGTTAGAGATTTAGAAACCTCCTATAAACAGTTAATTGAAATAGCGAAAGCATTACTTAGTGATGCAAAAATTATAATTATGGATGAGCCAACAACTTCTCTAACAGATAATGAGGTTAATAAGCTTTTTGAGATGATGAAGCAATTAAAAAAATCGGGAGTAGCGATCATATATATTTCTCACAAATTAAAGGAAATTCAGGCGATATGTGATAGATACACAGTATTGCGTGACGGGCACCTTGTGGGCAGTGGGGAGATAAAGGATACGACACTGGAAGCTATCACAAAGCTAATGGTTGGAAAAGCAGTATCAACAGATGCTTATTACCATGATGTAAATAGCGCAGAGGAAGTATTAACTGTCAATAATTTATCAAGTAAGGGCCAATTTGAAAACATTAGTTTCTCAGTAAAAAAAGGGGAGATAGTAGGATTTACAGGGTTAGCAGGAGACGGAAGAACGGAATTATTTGAAAGTATATTCGGCTTTAGAAAAAAATATACAGGAGTAATCAAAGTACATGGTAAACAGGTAACAATTAAACACCCTAAAAAGGCACTACAAGTAGGGATTGGACTTGTGCCAAAAAATAGAAAGGAAAATGCAATTGTTAAGGATTTAAGTGTCATAGAAAATATGAGTTTATCTTCTATAGGAAACTTTGAGAAGGCTGGATTTATACAATTCAGTAGAGAAAAAGAGAAGTTCCAATATTACAAAGAAAAGTTAAATATTAAAGTTCATAATCCAAACGTAACGATAGATTCCTTGAGCGGAGGGAACCAACAAAAAGTAGTCATTGCAAAGTGGCTTGAGGTTGGAGGAGAAATTATCATTTTTGATAATCCAACACAAGGAATAGACGTTGGAGCTAAAAACGAAATCTATGAACATATTATAGGCTTGGCAGAACAAGGAAAAGCAATCATTATTTTGTCTTCTGAGGCGCCGGAAATACTAAGAATCTGTGACAGGGTTAACGTGATGTTCCAAGGAGAAATCACAGGGAGGTTTCTTCGTGATGAATTGACAGAGGAAATTGTGATGGAATTTGCAACAGGGGCAAAAAGGGAGGCGGAATAA
- a CDS encoding substrate-binding domain-containing protein, whose amino-acid sequence MKKVLFLLVASILLIVGCSEDTSGDGETVLGLAMPSATHGWMGALIQNAEDQAKALVEDGTIDDYIFTTADNPSAQVNNVEDLIAQGVDAIVMLPIESDALSPIALQVEEAGIPLVIVDRELTNDAATVVVKGDNYGAGVNAGEYFMEQLGGNGKVVEIAGPSNSVTQQRSDGFREAIEGSDIEIVASQSGEFSTETSLQVMENILTSQPEIDAVYTQDDGMALGVLQAINEANRTDIQFITGVAGSKDVYEIIMDDGLITATFLYSPLMVKEGVIIGADLANGEDPDSAEVVVPATPVTKDNVDDHYDPEAAF is encoded by the coding sequence ATGAAGAAAGTGTTATTTTTGTTAGTCGCATCAATACTGTTGATTGTTGGTTGTTCGGAGGATACTTCAGGTGATGGAGAAACAGTCTTAGGTTTAGCAATGCCTTCAGCTACACATGGTTGGATGGGAGCACTTATTCAAAATGCAGAGGATCAGGCAAAAGCTCTTGTGGAAGATGGAACTATTGACGATTATATTTTTACTACTGCTGATAACCCTTCTGCACAAGTGAACAACGTTGAGGACTTAATAGCCCAAGGAGTAGATGCAATCGTCATGCTACCAATCGAATCAGATGCATTGTCTCCAATTGCATTACAAGTAGAAGAGGCCGGCATACCACTTGTTATTGTTGACCGCGAATTAACAAATGATGCAGCAACTGTAGTCGTTAAAGGCGATAATTACGGTGCAGGTGTCAACGCTGGAGAGTACTTTATGGAACAGCTTGGGGGCAATGGAAAGGTTGTTGAAATTGCCGGACCATCTAACTCTGTAACACAGCAACGAAGTGATGGTTTTCGCGAAGCTATAGAAGGATCAGACATTGAAATTGTTGCTTCTCAATCAGGAGAGTTTTCAACAGAAACGTCCTTACAAGTAATGGAAAACATATTAACGTCACAACCTGAAATAGATGCAGTTTACACACAAGATGACGGTATGGCATTAGGTGTTCTTCAAGCAATTAACGAAGCTAATCGTACCGATATTCAATTTATTACAGGGGTAGCTGGAAGTAAAGATGTATATGAAATAATTATGGATGATGGATTAATTACAGCTACATTCTTATACTCTCCTTTAATGGTGAAGGAAGGTGTCATTATTGGTGCTGATTTAGCAAACGGAGAAGATCCAGATAGCGCGGAAGTAGTCGTGCCAGCTACACCAGTTACAAAGGATAACGTAGATGATCACTATGATCCAGAAGCTGCATTCTAA
- a CDS encoding LacI family DNA-binding transcriptional regulator: MANIQEVADKAGVSVATVSRVLNKKSSVSPKTRVKVEAAIKELNYEPSMLGRNLRNSESRILLVLIPSISNPFYTEIINGIEDTALNSNYHILLCDTDSNPLRENIYLNMIKNKLADGVISMDPAVNKKRLNDLAKKYPIIQCSEYDDAGHIPHVTINNELAAYRAVKHLIMLGHKSIALINCDEKFLYARQRRQGYERALNEFDIPVRKEWIYNTDELLFENGIRAMRKLLQLETTPTAVFAVSDTLAIGALKEINENGLKVPEHIAVVGFDKISFSNMTNPTLTTVSQPMYQMGCVAVQMLINKIKGEDVESIILDHELIIRESTMG; encoded by the coding sequence TTGGCAAATATACAAGAAGTTGCTGATAAAGCAGGTGTATCTGTTGCAACTGTTTCACGTGTATTAAATAAAAAATCTTCTGTCTCTCCTAAAACAAGGGTAAAGGTGGAAGCGGCGATTAAAGAACTTAATTATGAGCCTAGTATGCTAGGGCGAAACTTGCGAAACTCTGAAAGTAGAATCCTACTCGTATTAATACCTAGTATATCGAACCCATTTTATACGGAAATCATTAACGGAATTGAAGATACTGCTCTTAATAGTAACTACCATATTCTCCTATGCGATACTGATTCTAACCCTCTCCGAGAAAACATCTATTTGAACATGATTAAAAACAAACTAGCGGATGGTGTTATTTCAATGGATCCAGCCGTAAATAAGAAAAGACTGAATGATTTAGCAAAAAAATACCCGATTATTCAATGTAGTGAATATGACGATGCAGGCCATATTCCGCATGTCACGATAAATAATGAACTTGCTGCATATAGAGCCGTGAAGCATTTAATAATGCTTGGGCACAAGAGTATCGCGTTGATTAATTGTGATGAAAAGTTTCTGTATGCAAGACAGCGCCGTCAAGGGTATGAAAGGGCGTTAAATGAGTTTGACATTCCAGTAAGAAAAGAATGGATTTACAATACAGATGAGTTATTGTTCGAAAATGGAATTAGAGCGATGAGAAAATTACTCCAATTAGAAACAACTCCCACTGCTGTATTTGCAGTGTCTGATACGTTAGCTATCGGAGCATTAAAGGAAATAAACGAAAATGGGTTAAAAGTACCAGAACACATAGCGGTTGTAGGCTTTGACAAGATAAGTTTCTCTAATATGACTAACCCCACTTTAACAACGGTATCGCAGCCGATGTATCAAATGGGCTGTGTAGCAGTACAGATGCTCATCAACAAAATTAAAGGGGAAGATGTTGAAAGTATTATTTTAGATCATGAATTAATCATCCGAGAGTCGACAATGGGGTAA
- a CDS encoding formate/nitrite transporter family protein, translating into MYKDTIDTLSDAAKSKVEFLNNSLGKYLVSASLAGAYIGLAVVLSFSLGASFADVSSPLASLLVGLSFGIALVLIIFAGAELFTGNNLFFTMSSLSGATSWGDAAKNWFWCYIGNFIGASLFCVLILFSGIFSNISGDHFLMQVAANKMGLSTSELFFRGILCNWLVCLAIWCTLRTKNDAAKILMITWILLTFIISGYEHSIANMAILGLALIHPSPDTITLTGYFANLIPVTLGNIVGGTLFVGGLYWIISPVREKKEIAEEKLLVRKSVTSIK; encoded by the coding sequence ATGTATAAAGACACAATTGACACATTAAGTGATGCAGCCAAATCGAAAGTTGAATTTTTGAACAACAGTCTTGGAAAATATTTAGTTTCAGCTAGTTTAGCGGGGGCATATATAGGGTTAGCTGTTGTACTAAGCTTTTCATTAGGAGCATCCTTTGCCGATGTTTCTTCTCCATTAGCTTCACTATTAGTTGGACTCTCCTTTGGGATTGCTTTAGTACTCATCATTTTTGCAGGTGCTGAATTGTTTACTGGGAACAATCTATTTTTTACGATGAGTAGTTTATCAGGTGCTACAAGTTGGGGAGATGCTGCTAAAAATTGGTTTTGGTGCTATATCGGAAACTTCATAGGAGCATCACTTTTCTGTGTCCTAATTTTATTTTCAGGAATATTTTCAAACATTTCTGGGGATCACTTTTTGATGCAAGTGGCAGCAAATAAGATGGGATTGAGTACATCGGAGCTTTTTTTTAGAGGAATATTATGTAACTGGTTAGTATGTCTCGCGATTTGGTGTACACTAAGGACAAAAAATGATGCAGCAAAGATATTAATGATTACATGGATTTTACTTACTTTTATTATATCAGGATATGAGCATAGTATAGCCAATATGGCGATTTTAGGATTAGCCCTCATTCATCCTAGTCCTGATACCATTACTTTAACTGGCTATTTTGCAAATTTGATTCCAGTTACGTTAGGAAATATAGTAGGCGGAACACTGTTTGTCGGGGGCTTGTACTGGATTATAAGTCCAGTACGCGAAAAAAAGGAAATAGCAGAAGAAAAATTGCTCGTAAGAAAATCAGTAACTTCTATAAAATAA